From one SAR202 cluster bacterium genomic stretch:
- a CDS encoding DUF2442 domain-containing protein, translated as MIIHVVEVTVIGDYMLALTFDDGSSRTVSLQHLLNGPAFEMHRDPVYFARVSIDTVAGTVAWPNGVDIAPETLYELSSETI; from the coding sequence ATGATCATACATGTGGTTGAGGTGACTGTGATCGGGGACTACATGCTGGCATTGACGTTCGACGATGGTTCATCTAGGACAGTCAGCCTACAACATCTATTGAACGGTCCTGCCTTTGAAATGCACCGCGACCCCGTCTATTTCGCCCGTGTCAGCATAGACACCGTTGCCGGGACTGTCGCATGGCCGAACGGAGTCGATATCGCGCCTGAAACACTCTACGAACTAAGCTCGGAGACCATCTAA